One window of the Euwallacea similis isolate ESF13 chromosome 28, ESF131.1, whole genome shotgun sequence genome contains the following:
- the LOC136417526 gene encoding unconventional myosin-IXb-like isoform X3 has translation MENNRYILQVYVGALSNLYEALSVEASKQTTSEEIVSCIVERLSLNENTSYELAEVIGDDFGEECKERSLSNQESPVQLMMLWPKHRPDKTSYRFYLREKIVDFSWRDQFVMDPQLIKDYFHRFLYQPKDREYPDLCQLPDLNEQTLLANLRERFVAGHIYTYVGSILIALNPFKFYPIYNPKYVKLYQNRRLGPNLPPHIFAVADCAYHCMLKDRKNQCIVISGESGSGKTESTHFLLHHLTALSQKGSHGSGVEQTILSAGPVLEAFGNAKTAHNNNSSRFGKFIQVNYKENGMVHGAVVQKYLLEKSRICSQGRYERNYHVFYYLLAGANEQEKLQLHLMPPEKYCYLNKCSAALDNVDESYEFSRLKQSMEMVGFTPEKQRRLFSVLSAVLLLGNVEFQPKKSAYHHDESVGVKNPEIVAIISELLRVKQETLMQALTAKRARASGETLVINYRLPEAVASRDAMAKCLYGALFDWIVLQVNHALLSKKDTLREHQGNSIGVLDIFGFEDFGINNSFEQMCINYANEHLQYYFNQHVFKYEQEEYRKEDIRWTNIDFMDNTGCLQLIESKPNGLLCLLDDQCNFPGATVETLLQKFNTVHKENRFYKKPQKKEAAFIVEHYAGKVKYQVTDMREKNLDLMRQDIVGVLKNSSMAFVRELVGVDPVAVFRWAIVRAFFRAQYAFRDAGKRHRQGRVDGNRNNIQQRYRGVHVPNENLISKQHRHTTSPFHRAVDEASPNRLSWPQFYQRNRSVVPTKNNDEEKLRRETANLQNSYALEKMLCPDEARAIQRANQIVMKNKSFRPRERGKKGLKNLQSVKTLAGRTGITAMNQNQLSKARKQPMTVAAQFQQSLHSLMDTLNQANPFFIRCIKSNSNKVPNTFDEDTVQRQLRYTGMLETVRIRQAGFNVRLTYDEFIQLYRILLPKGLLSSQVDVRNFLATLNLNRDNYQLGSSKVFMRESEKHKLDCKLHQQIMSSIITLQRWFRVCLERRRFLRMKEAVILLQSYCRMYLVKKTVKQLLAAIKIQKTWRKYRAREWLRKLRAGLVIFQAHCRGFKVRQMMAMGHFARKTQVVKMVVSHLDVKNSISIENSVNQVSNLDEASGENSERKFDSDDVNQDDVDLTNRGKSPLRSTASLPVVSPSDPSYCSDFLDTFTIVNRSLQDSDPRKRITKSHQTFDYSDLGTYSPQRKGSGESLDSQRSYESQQSSDFQMMGHPSQPTHKPDASSLDKQWSSTSDTITKQWSSASTTSETISESGATRSAPPVTSERFGKFPSSDECESGSSKPQLTRSQAVNWAAPAMKRDSRHVNDTMRSSRNFPVRRPSKAYDDRPDPIYPFDHTPNKLEEILGRPEAPVRSTRKSKRNHVKSLGEEVTDSGSIDKGVLGTIDEKRLHPIVSRLSGNFIAQEGSNKQSLTPKRQRQNNLSQLDLRRRNSDPATKVLINEHPGIETSPAMKNSEKLSDFNNLFLAGHSFRKISRISKDDTCTFCKQKLDMFITQGYKCTTCKKLFHTKCIQNKSVFEIPCESQRSGGDLKQGRRKQRKHSRTPYDMNKSEEAKFNLTGTSEFTDRTDQIITGTEELTLMQEFIAEKIMQIDTDGGKTSAVDKVFKLALKELKNNLVQIYSAATKNNGIEACNIRYKDLISIFNQVMETVCQRELKENETKNFPIILGVNAFRGFMNEFMTTKSEEKPSKQKRKKEKKRKIESYKYNGHNFLQTIINIQTVCEVCNSFFMWPIERGFVCQSCKLTCHKKCCVNSLKCQKEPAQPGDNKKIFGVALASLVTEERKIPLVIEKLIYTIEVKGLYTEGIYRKSGVKSKITELKNQMDENPDSVEFEKYQVHVLASVLKGFFREMAEPLLTFEYYENFITAANLDNDNDRIMTLYDILKKLPAPNYDMMERLIFHLARVALHEETNRMSASSLAIVFAPCILRTNKRVPAQESLHDITSQTRCIETIIKVQLKKLRLTLDDIDTLDTACQAATNRLSNIRSSKVFTPDELLPSNQQSQQQTDDEEHLLVDHIQEIQKEKEHLTSTLPTLTHATSDDDMLSTDGDGSLDDLTCLGGEKSKAKPVVRSISSGDSKSSLLPKLKRQSSSDGSGKLVEDCDDPIMV, from the exons ATGGAAAACAATAGATATATTTTACAG GTTTATGTGGGTGCCTTAAGTAATCTTTATGAGGCGCTTTCTGTGGAGGCCAGCAAGCAGACCACTTCAGAAGAAATTGTTTCATGTATAGTAGAAAGGCTCTCTCTGAATGAAAACACATCCTATGAGTTGGCAGAG gttatTGGAGATGATTTTGGTGAGGAATGCAAGGAGAGAAGTCTCTCCAATCAGGAAAGTCCCGTTCAGTTGATGATGCTTTGGCCAAAACACAGACCTGACAAGACTTCTTATCGGTTTTATTTGAGGGAGAAGATCGTGGACTTTTCATGGAGAGATCAGTTTGTCATGGACCCACAACTTATCAAGGACTATTTTCACAG ATTCTTATATCAGCCGAAAGACAGAGAATATCCAGATCTCTGTCAGCTGCCAGATCTAAACGAACAAACTCTCTTAGCGAACCTTCGCGAACGCTTCGTGGCGGGTCATATTTACACCTATGTCGGTTCGATACTAATCGCCTTAAATCCGTTCAAATTTTATCCCATCTACAATCCGAAATATGTGAAACTATATCAGAACCGGCGGCTGGGACCGAATCTGCCTCCTCATATTTTTGCGGTGGCTGATTGCGCCTATCACTGCATGTTGAAAGACCGGAAAAATCAGTGTATAGTAATAAGTGGTGAGAGCGGGTCCGGGAAGACTGAGAGCACTCATTTTTTGTTGCACCATTTGACTGCTCTCAGTCAGAAGGGGTCGCATGGCAGCGGGGTGGAGCAAACTATACTTAGTGCCGGACCAGTGTTGGAGGCTTTCGGGAACGCTAAGACCGCtcacaataataattccag tcgatttggaaaattcatcCAAGTAAACTACAAAGAAAACGGCATGGTCCATGGAGCGGTGGTTCAGAAGTACTTATTGGAGAAGTCGCGGATATGTTCGCAGGGCCGGTATGAGCGAAACTACCACGTTTTTTATTACCTTCTAGCCGGAGCCAACGAACAAGAGAAGTTACAGTTGCACCTCATGCCACCCGAgaaatattgttatttgaaCAAGTGCAGTGCTGCGTTGGATAATGTGGATGAGAGTTATGAATTCTCTAG GTTAAAGCAATCAATGGAAATGGTCGGTTTCACTCCTGAGAAGCAACGTCGCCTCTTCTCAGTACTGTCAGCGGTATTGCTCCTCGGCAACGTAGAATTTCAACCGAAAAAGTCGGCGTATCACCATGACGAATCGGTGGGAGTGAAGAACCCTGAAATTGTGGCCATTATATCAGAGTTGCTCCGGGTTAAACAGGAGACTCTAATGCAAGCATTAACGGCGAAAAGGGCCAGAGCTTCAGGAGAAACTTTGGTTATTAATTATAG ATTACCTGAAGCGGTAGCCAGTCGAGATGCTATGGCCAAATGTTTGTATGGGGCACTTTTTGATTGGATTGTTCTACAAGTCAACCATGCCCTACTTTCGAAAAAGGACACCTTGAG GGAGCACCAAGGAAATTCCATCGGGGTTTTAGACATTTTCGGATTCGAAGATTTTGGCATCAACAATAGTTTCGAGCAGATGTGCATTAACTACGCTAACGAGCATTTGCAATATTATTTCAATCAGCACGTGTTCAAATATGAGCAAGAGGAATATAGGAAGGAGGACATTAGATGGACGAATATCGATTTTATGGATAACACCGGCTGCTTGCAGTTGATCGAGTCAAAGCCGAATGGTTTATTGTGTCTTTTGGACGATCAGTGCAA TTTTCCTGGCGCCACAGTTGAAACGTTGctacaaaaattcaatacgGTTCACAAGGAGAACAGATTTTACAAAAAGCCTCAGAAAAAGGAAGCTGCGTTTATCGTAGAGCACTATGCTGGAAAGGTTAAATATCAA GTAACCGACATGAGGGAAAAGAATTTGGATCTGATGCGTCAAGACATAGTGGGCGTGTTGAAGAACAGCTCGATGGCCTTTGTTAGGGAACTCGTTGGTGTTGATCCAGTGGCAGTTTTCCGTTGGGCTATTGTCCGGGCATTTTTCAGAGCACAGTACGCCTTCAGGGATGCAGGAAAGCGCCATCGACAGGGCCGGGTCGATGGAAATCGGAATAACATACAGCAGCGTTACCGGGGAGTTCACGTGCCAAATGAAAACCTCATTAG CAAGCAGCATCGACACACGACGTCTCCATTTCATCGGGCAGTGGACGAAGCCTCTCCAAACAGACTCTCGTGGCCTCAGTTTTATCAACGAAACAGATCAGTTGTTCCAACGAAAAATAACGACGAAGAAAAGTTGCGCAGGGAAACCGCCAATTTACAGAACTCTTATGCTTTAGAAAAAATGCTTTGTCCAGATGAAGCAAGGGCTATCCAACGGGCCAATCAAATTGTAAT GAAGAATAAGTCGTTTCGGCCGCGCGAGAGGGGTAAAAAAGGGCTGAAAAATCTACAATCAGTGAAAACTTTGGCTGGCCGGACCGGCATTACCGCGATGAATCAGAACCAGCTCAGCAAAGCTAGAAAACAGCCCATGACAGTCGCTGCCCAGTTCCAGCAGAGTCTGCATTCTCTGATGGATACTTTGAATCAGGCCAATCCGTTTTTCATACGGTGCATCAAGTCAAATAGCAATAAGGTTCCTAATACGTTTGACGAAGATACGGTTCAGAGGCAGTTAAG ATACACTGGCATGTTGGAAACCGTACGAATCAGACAGGCTGGCTTCAACGTGAGGTTAACTTACGACGAATTCATCCAGTTGTATCGAATATTGCTCCCTAAAGGTCTTTTAAGTTCCCAAGTGGATGTTAGGAATTTTTTAGCgactttaaatttgaatagaGATAACTATCAGTTAG GTTCTTCTAAGGTTTTCATGCGCGAATCAGAAAAGCACAAACTGGATTGCAAACTGCACCAACAAATCATGTCCAGTATTATTACGCTTCAGCGCTGGTTCCGGGTGTGTTTAGAGAGAAGAAGATTTTTGAGAATGAAG GAGGCTGTGATATTGTTACAATCGTATTGTCGCATGTATTTGGTTAAGAAAACTGTTAAGCAATTATTAGCAgcaatcaaaattcaaaagacTTGGAGGAAATATAGAGCGAGGGAGTGGCTAAGAAAGTTGAGGGCCGGTTTGGTCATATTCCAAGCCCATTGCAGGGGATTTAAAGTCAGGCAGATGATGGCCATGGGTCATTTTGCTCGGAAAACTCAG GTTGTCAAAATGGTTGTGTCTCATCTGGACGtcaaaaatagcatttccattgaaaattcAGTTAATCAAGTGTCAAATCTAGATGAAGCAAGCGGTGAAAATTCTGAGAGGAAATTCGATTCAGATGA TGTTAATCAAGATGATGTGGATTTGACGAACCGCGGTAAATCACCCTTAAGGTCCACCGCATCTTTGCCAGTGGTCTCACCTTCGGACCCATCTTACTGTTCAGACTTTTTAGATACCTTCACCATAGTCAACAg GTCACTTCAAGACTCCGACCCACGCAAACGCATCACGAAATCGCATCAAACCTTCGACTACTCAGATCTGGGCACCTATTCACCCCAGCGCAAGGGAAGTGGCGAATCTCTGGATTCGCAGAGGAGTTACGAATCTCAACAGAGTTCCGATTTCCAAATGATGGGGCATCCGAGCCAGCCCACACACAAACCGGATGCTTCCTCTCTTGACAAGCAGTGGTCTAGCACCAGCGACACTATCACCAAACAGTGGTCCAGTGCCAGTACGACAAGCGAAACAATATCGGAATCGGGAGCAACGAGATCCGCGCCCCCAGTGACATCGGAAAGGTTCGGTAAATTCCCATCGTCAGATGAGTGTGAGAGTGGATCGTCGAAACCTCAACTGACAAGATCGCAGGCTGTGAATTGGGCTGCGCCTGCCATGAAGCGTGATAGTCG GCATGTAAACGACACCATGAGGAGTTCGAGGAACTTTCCCGTCAGGCGGCCGAGCAAAGCGTATGATGATCGGCCCGACCCGATTTATCCGTTTGACCACACCCCGAATAAGCTGGAGGAAATTTTGGGTCGGCCCGAAGCTCCAGTTCGCAGTACTCGGAAGTCGAAGAGAAATCACGTGAAGAGTCTTGGGGAGGAG GTAACGGACTCGGGTAGCATCGATAAGGGCGTGTTGGGTACAATCGACGAGAAAAGATTGCATCCCATTGTCAGTAGATTAAGTGGTAACTTTATTGCTCAAGAAGGATCAAACAAGCAATCGCTAACTCCAAAACGTCAAAGACAGAACAATCTTTCTCAATTAGATTTAAGAAGAAGAAACAGTGATCCCGCAACCAAAGTACTTATTAACGAACACCCAG GTATAGAAACTAGTCCAGCGATGAAAAACAGTGAGAAATTGAGCGACTTCAATAATCTCTTCCTGGCAGGCCACTCTTTCCGGAAAATCTCACGAATATCCAAGGACGATACTTGCACGTTCTGCAAGCAGAAGTTAGACATGTTTATCACGCAAGGATACAAGTGTACCACGTGCAAGAAGTTGTTCCACACGAAGTGCATTCAGAACAAGAGCGTTTTCGAGATTCCTTGCGAGTCGCAACGTTCTGGCGGTGACTTGAAGCAGGGCAGAAGGAAACAGAGGAAGCACTCGCGAACGCCGTACGACATGAACAAATCTGAAGAGGCGAAGTTCAACCTTACCGGAACATCAGAGTTCACGGATCGCACTGATCAAATCATCACTGGTACCGAGGAGTTGACGTTAATGCAGGAGTTTATTGCGGAGAAAATCATGCAAATCGATACCGATGGAGGGAAAACCAGCGCCGTAGATAAAGTGTTTAAATTAGCGTTGAAAGAGCTGAAAAACAATTTGGTGCAGATTTACAGTGCAGCGACAAAGAACAACGGAATCGAGGCATGCAACATTAGGTATAAGGATCTTATTAGTATTTTCAATCAAGTGATGGAGACGGTCTGCCAGAGGGAGTTGAAGGAGAATGAGACTAAAAATTTCCCAATTATATTGGGAGTCAATGCGTTCAG aGGTTTCATGAATGAATTCATGACGACCAAGTCGGAGGAGAAACCGAGCAAACAAAAACGGAAGAAGGAAAAGAAGCGAAAGATTGAAAGCTACAAATACAACGGCCACAACTTCTTGCAGACAATCATTAATATTCAAACTGTGTGCGAAGTGTGCAACTCGTTTTTCATGTGGCCGATCGAACGCGGTTTCGTGTGCCAAAGCTGCAAGCTCACTTGCCACAAAAAGTGCTGCGTCAACTCGCTCAAGTGCCAAAAGGAACCAGCGCAGCCCGGAGACAACAAAAAGATATTCGGTGTTGCGTTGGCTTCCCTCGTTACAGAAGAACGCAAAATTCCGTTAGTCATTGAAAAGCTGATTTACACCATAGAAGTTAAAGGCCTGTATACGGAAGGAATTTATAGGAAGTCGGGAGTAAAGTCAAAGATCACTGAGCTCAAGAATCAAATGGATGAGAATCCAGATAGTGTGGAGTTCGAGAAGTATCAGGTTCACGTTCTAGCATCTGTTCTAAAG gGTTTTTTTCGCGAAATGGCTGAGCCTCTTCTTACCTTCGAGTACTACGAAAATTTCATCACCGCAGCCAACTTGGATAACGATAACGATCGAATAATGACTCTGTACGACATACTGAAGAAGTTGCCCGCGCCCAATTACGATATGATGGAGCGGTTGATATTCCATTTGGCGCGAGTGGCGCTGCATGAGGAGACGAATCGGATGAGTGCATCATCGTTGGCAATCGTTTTCGCTCCCTGTATATTGAGGACTAACAAGAGAGTGCCTGCGCAAGAGAGTTTACACGATATTACCAGTCAAACGAGATGCATTGAAACCATCATCAA AGTACAGCTCAAAAAACTTCGTCTAACATTAGACGACATAGACACCCTCGACACCGCCTGTCAAGCCGCCACCAATCGCCTTTCTAACATACGGAGCTCCAAAGTATTCACCCCGGACGAATTGTTGCCGAGCAATCAGCAATCGCAGCAACAGACCGACGACGAGGAACATTTGCTCGTTGACCATATCCAAGAAATTCAAAAGGAAAAGGAACATTTGACATCTACATTGCCCACGTTAACGCACGCCACTTCGGACGACGATATGTTATCTACCGATGGAGACGGCAGTTTGGATGACCTCACATGTTTAG GTGGAGAGAAAAGTAAGGCGAAACCAGTAGTTAGATCAATATCATCCGGAGATTCAAAGTCAAGTCTCTTACCCAAACTTAAAAGGCAATCCTCGTCGGACGGCAGCGGAAAACTCGTAGAGGATTGTGATGATCCGATTATGGTTTAA